ACCCCGCCCCGTCGCAGACATGTGGCAGCACCCCTCGGGCCTGTCTCCCGCCACGGGGGCGGATACCCTACGGCTTGACTTACTCACCGCTCGCCCTCCGACAGCTGGTCGAACAGGATGCAGCACGGGCGCATGAACAGGCGCCTTCGGGGCAATCGTCGCGCCAAGGTTCGCTGGCAACTCGATCCAGTGGTGGACGGAGCCAGACCCAGTGACAGGAGACCCTTTTGGCAGTCACCGACGGACGGCAAGCACGTCGCCACGAACTGCGGCGCGAGATGATCCTGCGCGCCGCCGCCGAAGAGTTCGCGCTCCAGGGTTTCGTCAACGCGACGCTGGATCGCATAGGCGAACGCATCGGCCTCTCCAAGGCGAGCCTGTACTACTACGTCAACAGCAAGGAGGAGTTGTTGGCGGTGATCTTGGAGCAGGTCACCTCCCGCATCGCTGAGGAGGCAGCCCAGGTCGAGGGCTCAGCGGAGGAGCGGCTGCGTGCCTTCGTCAGGGCCCACGTGACCGTTGGCGCCACCTCGGTCGAGGGGCAGGTGCTGGGCGAGAACGTCAACGTCCTGCTCGATCGGGAGGCACACGAGCGCTTCGCACGTGCGCGCCAGAAGCACGAGCAGCGGTTGGCCGCACTCATCCACGAGGGCGTGGAGGCGGGGGAGTTCAGGTCACTTCCCGTGGGCCCCGCGGTGAAGCTGATGTTCGGTGCGCTGAACTCCATTCCTGTGTGGTTTCGCCCTGATGGACGGCTCACGCTGGAGCAGCTGGCGGACGAGGTGGTGGGATGGATGCTGGAAGGTCTGGCCGGTCCCCCGACTGACCCTCACTCAACGACGTGAGACTCGGACAGGGAGGTCGTCCAGAGGTTCCGGAAGCGCCTTCCACCCCATCGGTGGTTGGTAGCCCGGTTCGATGAGGTCGAACCTCCTGGTGAGCAGCAGTCGGTGCCACAGGGTCTTGGCTTCGATCTCAGCGAAGGC
The DNA window shown above is from Euzebya rosea and carries:
- a CDS encoding TetR/AcrR family transcriptional regulator; the encoded protein is MAVTDGRQARRHELRREMILRAAAEEFALQGFVNATLDRIGERIGLSKASLYYYVNSKEELLAVILEQVTSRIAEEAAQVEGSAEERLRAFVRAHVTVGATSVEGQVLGENVNVLLDREAHERFARARQKHEQRLAALIHEGVEAGEFRSLPVGPAVKLMFGALNSIPVWFRPDGRLTLEQLADEVVGWMLEGLAGPPTDPHSTT